In the Brassica napus cultivar Da-Ae chromosome A7, Da-Ae, whole genome shotgun sequence genome, one interval contains:
- the LOC106357137 gene encoding paired amphipathic helix protein Sin3-like 4 produces the protein MVGDKPTTSDALDYLKIVKKTYQDKLEVYMSFLEVMKDFKAQRTDTYGVILRVKELLKGEKELLLGFNMFLPKGFEITIEGDQTLPDVDFDKAISYMKKIKTRFQGNNMHAYICFLDILNMYKKEKKNIIEIYDEVAVLFRDHQDLLAEFAHFLPRYR, from the exons ATGGTTGGAGATAAACCAACTACGAGTGATGCACTTGACTATctaaagattgtgaagaaaaCATATCAAGATAAACTTGAAGTATACATGTCCTTTCTTGAGGTGATGAAGGACTTCAAAGCTCAGAG AACGGATACGTATGGTGTCATATTAAGAGTAAAGGAACTCTTAAAGGGGGAAAAAGAACTGCTTTTGGGGTTTAATATGTTTTTGCCAAAAGGTTTTGAGATAACCATTGAAGGTGACCAAACTCTACCAGATGTTGACTTTGACAAGGCAATTAGTTATATGAAGAAGATCAAG ACAAGGTTTCAGGGGAATAATATGCATGCGTACATCTGTTTTTTGGATATCTTGAACATGtacaagaaggagaagaaaaacaTAATTGAAATCTACGATGag GTGGCTGTTCTTTTCCGGGACCATCAAGATTTGCTCGCGGAATTTGCGCACTTTCTCCCTCGTTATAGATAA